A region from the Achromobacter seleniivolatilans genome encodes:
- a CDS encoding site-specific recombinase — MFTSLWRKWRAARFGGPQLDTILSSANPDAPLAERNLWMVDLCRWLDRPGSPSKAASQSPAPPDPADAVRHPQHARLRYLLQVLEHNPERAAPVAATLRSLVTDNDPTSLLCDTGVASHPGFWGEFWERAQSRLLPPPPNRSDMFGLFSLIFRRAGDAQWIEALDEDTLARMRALFWLGDGTERINSDGHETPAPRLEQALTSSIQVLVSQVRATGLSQDIRSRLPGRVQDTPFFALAAAAAELCDSPPDTPREVFGRRLNVFRALLDSCRTASQGVYDELEKNGVSVEVVFQIERMKLRLARIELLLSVWVDPTQRHKYVHLIAELIRSTQARSSIRHLAASSFAQLARRVMERTAQTGEHYIARDTVEYLTMLKASLGGGFVMVFTVYLKFFIVSMHLDKFIEGLLASLNYAGGFLVIHFAHFTLATKQPAMTGPALAHRLDDAYTPEGREAFLDDTMAMIRSNAAAILGNLAVVFPLAWAVQWVAVNGLDMPLINADKAHETLASFSIWGATPIYAAATGVLLWLSSLIAGWADNWFALHRVHDVMAYDRRTRHLFGERGAVRWAGFWQRNISGIAGNVSLGLMLGLGPAIVSFFGPHVEVRHVTLSAGQIGTAIGTLGWQVVHTNAFWMAVAGTAVTGLLNVGVSFALAFNVALRSRNLRRGDRDSLSASVRQRIWQRPATLFWPIKPRPAPDQQ; from the coding sequence ATGTTCACCTCTCTTTGGCGCAAATGGCGGGCCGCCCGTTTCGGGGGGCCGCAGCTGGACACCATCCTGTCCAGCGCCAATCCCGATGCCCCGCTAGCGGAACGCAATCTGTGGATGGTGGATCTGTGCCGATGGCTGGACCGCCCCGGCAGCCCGTCTAAAGCCGCCAGCCAGAGCCCGGCGCCGCCCGATCCGGCCGACGCCGTGCGCCATCCGCAGCATGCGCGGTTGCGCTATCTGTTGCAGGTGCTGGAACACAACCCCGAGCGCGCCGCCCCGGTCGCCGCCACACTGCGTTCCCTGGTGACCGATAACGACCCCACCTCGCTGCTGTGCGACACCGGCGTGGCCTCGCATCCTGGCTTCTGGGGAGAATTCTGGGAACGCGCGCAATCACGGCTGCTGCCACCGCCCCCGAACCGGAGCGATATGTTCGGCCTGTTCTCGCTGATCTTCCGGCGCGCTGGCGATGCGCAATGGATAGAAGCGCTGGACGAAGACACGCTTGCCCGCATGCGGGCGCTGTTTTGGCTTGGCGACGGCACCGAACGCATCAACAGCGACGGACACGAAACGCCCGCCCCACGACTGGAACAAGCGCTGACAAGCAGCATCCAGGTACTGGTCAGTCAGGTGCGCGCCACTGGGCTTAGTCAAGACATACGGTCGCGCCTGCCGGGGCGCGTGCAGGACACGCCATTTTTCGCGCTGGCCGCAGCGGCAGCCGAGCTGTGCGACAGCCCGCCCGACACGCCCCGCGAGGTCTTCGGCCGCAGGCTGAATGTATTCCGGGCGCTGCTGGACAGCTGCCGCACCGCGTCTCAAGGCGTCTACGACGAGCTGGAAAAAAACGGGGTATCGGTTGAGGTCGTGTTCCAGATAGAGCGCATGAAACTGCGTCTGGCGCGCATCGAACTGCTGTTGAGCGTGTGGGTGGACCCGACGCAGCGGCACAAATATGTACACCTGATCGCCGAACTGATCCGGTCGACGCAGGCGCGCAGCAGCATCCGTCACCTGGCGGCCTCGTCCTTTGCGCAACTGGCGCGACGGGTCATGGAACGCACCGCACAAACCGGCGAGCACTACATCGCGCGCGACACCGTGGAATATCTGACCATGCTCAAAGCGTCGCTGGGCGGCGGCTTCGTCATGGTATTCACGGTGTACCTGAAATTCTTCATTGTCTCGATGCACCTGGACAAGTTCATCGAAGGGCTGCTGGCATCGCTGAACTATGCGGGCGGATTTCTGGTGATTCACTTTGCGCACTTCACCCTGGCCACCAAACAGCCCGCCATGACCGGGCCCGCGCTGGCTCACAGGCTGGATGACGCGTACACGCCTGAAGGACGCGAGGCCTTCCTGGATGACACCATGGCCATGATCCGTTCCAACGCCGCAGCCATCCTGGGCAATCTGGCCGTGGTCTTTCCGCTGGCGTGGGCGGTGCAATGGGTGGCCGTGAACGGCCTGGACATGCCGTTGATCAACGCGGACAAGGCGCACGAAACGCTGGCCTCGTTTTCGATCTGGGGCGCAACACCCATCTATGCCGCCGCCACCGGCGTGCTGCTGTGGCTATCCAGCCTGATTGCCGGCTGGGCCGACAATTGGTTTGCGCTGCATCGCGTACACGATGTCATGGCGTACGACCGCCGCACGCGGCATCTTTTTGGTGAGCGCGGCGCGGTGCGCTGGGCAGGCTTCTGGCAGCGCAACATCTCGGGTATTGCGGGCAACGTGTCGCTGGGCCTGATGCTGGGACTGGGCCCGGCCATCGTCAGCTTCTTCGGCCCTCATGTCGAGGTACGCCATGTGACGCTCAGCGCAGGTCAGATAGGCACGGCGATCGGCACCTTGGGTTGGCAAGTCGTACACACAAATGCATTCTGGATGGCGGTGGCCGGTACCGCAGTGACCGGTCTGCTGAATGTGGGCGTCAGCTTTGCGCTGGCCTTTAACG